CTGGGACGCTGGTGACTACACGGCGTTTTGCCGGAAATTTGACCTGCCGCCGGACAAAAAGTATAAGGATTACTCCGCTGGAATGCAGAGGAAGCTGTGCATTGCGGTGGCGCTTTCCCACCACGCAAAGCTGCTGCTGCTGGATGAAGCCACCAATGGGCTGGACCCGGTGGTGCGGGATGAAGTGGTGGATATCCTGCTGGATTTTGCCCGGGACGAAGAACGCTCCATCCTCATTTCCTCCCACATTGTCAGCGACCTGGAAAAGCTGTGCGATACCATCGCCTTCCTGCACAAGGGCAGGCTGCTGCTCTGTGAGGAAAAGGACGCCCTGCGAGAGGAATACGCCTTGTGGCACGGTACGGCGGCGCAGCTGGCGGCACTGGATGTACGGGTGTACGGCAAGCGGGTCACCCCCTACGGGGCAGAGGCGCTTGTGCGCCGGGACGCCCTGCCTGCCGGGGCAGAGCTTACCCCGGTGAGCATTGAGGAATTGTTTGTACTGATGGTGAAAGGGGAGTGTGCAGAATGAAAGGCTTGCTGCTAAAGGATGCTTATCAGATATGGCACTATGCCAAAGGTGTCATTGTGGCCGCCGTGGTCATGATGGGCGCAGGCGTGGTTACCATCATGAATGGGGCCAATTTCTTTATTGTATATGCGGGCTTTCTGATGGGCATGATGCCCATGACCCTGCTGGCCTATGATCAGGCCAGCAAATTCAGCGAATACAGTGCCGCGCTTCCGGTCACAAAAGAGCAGCTGGTGGGCAGCAAATACATCGTTGGTCTGTGCGGGCTGGTGCTGGCGGAACTCTTCGCCGCCGCAGCCCTTGGCGTGGCAAGCCTGCACTGGACAGCTGTGGACCATGCGCTTGTGGTTTCCACGCTGGTGCAGGTAGGCATGACAACGCTGCTGAACAGTGCCGTTCTGCTGCCGTTGAATTACCGTTTTGGCTACGAAAAGGCAAAATATGCGTTTTATTTTATGGTCGGCCTGGTTGCGGCTCTGATGGGGTTTGGCGTGTCCGCCAATGAGGACGGCCTGGCCCGGAACCTTCTGCCGCAGGGCGTTCCGCCACTGGCTCTGCTGGGCATTGTACTGATCGTTCTGGGGCTGTACTCCCTCTCTTGGCGGCTGTCGGTGGCCTGGTACGGAAAGGCAGAGCAGTAAAATGAAGAAAAGTCAGATCGCGGGTATCCTGTTCGGTGTTGCTATGGGCGTTTTGTTCAGTGTGTCGATGGGGACAGTGGGTTTTGTGCTGGGTGCCAGCTTTGCAATTCTGGGCATGGTGATGTTCAAAGGATTGGATGACCCACAGGATAAAAAGTAAGGTGTAAAAAGAGCGACGCCCCTGCAGGAAAAGCTTTTTCTGCAGGGGCGTCGCTGTATTTATTTCTCGGACTCTTCGGCGTTTTTCTGTGCGGCTTCCAGTTCCTCCACCTGCTTTTGCAGGGCGGTGATTTTGTCGTCCATTTTCAGGAACGTCCACACCAGAACAGCCAGCACCACCGCAGGCGGAACCACCATCAGCAGGGACTGCTGGCACCAGAGCAGCAGCGAATAGCCGCCGAACACGGTAAAGAGGAACACGGCAAACAGGCTTGCAGCCAGTACAGCAAAAAATCCCATATAAATGCCCTCTCTCGGCTTATTCCTCGGTCTCGTCCTCTTCGTCCGGGTCCAGCTCGATGCTGAACACGGCTTTCCTCAGTTTGCCGCAGCCCTGCGCCTTCAGGCCGGATTTATAGGGCTCTCCGGCCAGATACAGGGCAAACCGCCCCTCGCACAGCATTCCGGCAATGCTGGTGCCTGCGGTACCCACG
Above is a genomic segment from Faecalibacterium taiwanense containing:
- a CDS encoding ABC transporter ATP-binding protein — protein: MNALELRGLTKHYKDFTLGPLDLTLPGGTICGLIGENGAGKSTTIKLILDMLQRDGGTVTILDRDNRTDLVHTKEEIGVVLGSDGIPLCLNAVEVGKVMAGIYRNWDAGDYTAFCRKFDLPPDKKYKDYSAGMQRKLCIAVALSHHAKLLLLDEATNGLDPVVRDEVVDILLDFARDEERSILISSHIVSDLEKLCDTIAFLHKGRLLLCEEKDALREEYALWHGTAAQLAALDVRVYGKRVTPYGAEALVRRDALPAGAELTPVSIEELFVLMVKGECAE
- a CDS encoding ABC-2 transporter permease — encoded protein: MKGLLLKDAYQIWHYAKGVIVAAVVMMGAGVVTIMNGANFFIVYAGFLMGMMPMTLLAYDQASKFSEYSAALPVTKEQLVGSKYIVGLCGLVLAELFAAAALGVASLHWTAVDHALVVSTLVQVGMTTLLNSAVLLPLNYRFGYEKAKYAFYFMVGLVAALMGFGVSANEDGLARNLLPQGVPPLALLGIVLIVLGLYSLSWRLSVAWYGKAEQ